The following proteins are encoded in a genomic region of Mycolicibacterium rutilum:
- the manA gene encoding mannose-6-phosphate isomerase, class I: protein MHLLRGAVRTYAWGSRTAIAEFTGRPSPTAHPEAELWFGAHPGDPAMLKTDDGERSLIDALRDDPEGQLGAAVCARFGETLPFLVKVLAADEPLSLQAHPSAEQAAEGFERENKLQIPVSAPNRNYRDPSHKPELIVALDQFEALAGFRPVPRTIELMRALAVTDLDPFVHLLSGQPDAGGLRAVFTTWITAPQPDLDVLVPAVIDGAINYMRSGKSEFANEAKTVLELGERYPGDAGVLASLLLNRITLEPGEGIYLPAGNLHAYINGVGVEVMANSDNVLRGGLTPKHVDVPELLRVLDFTPAADVVVRSEVVEDGIESLYPTPAPEFAVSVLRIDGDRIGHEIDAPTRHDGPQILLCTEGSTVVHAKGGTVTLQKGSAAWVSADDGPIRLAATEPTTLFRSTVGI, encoded by the coding sequence GTGCACCTGCTACGAGGAGCGGTGCGGACCTACGCGTGGGGTTCGCGGACTGCGATCGCCGAGTTCACCGGAAGGCCAAGTCCTACAGCGCATCCGGAGGCTGAGCTGTGGTTCGGCGCCCATCCGGGTGATCCGGCGATGCTCAAGACGGACGACGGTGAGCGGTCGCTGATCGACGCGCTGCGCGACGACCCCGAGGGGCAGTTGGGCGCCGCGGTGTGCGCGCGGTTCGGTGAGACGCTGCCCTTCCTGGTCAAGGTGCTCGCCGCCGACGAACCGTTGTCGCTGCAGGCCCATCCCAGCGCCGAGCAGGCCGCGGAGGGGTTCGAGCGGGAGAACAAGCTGCAGATCCCGGTGTCGGCGCCCAACCGCAACTACCGCGACCCCAGCCACAAACCCGAATTGATCGTCGCGCTGGACCAATTCGAGGCGCTCGCCGGTTTCCGCCCGGTGCCGCGCACCATCGAGTTGATGCGCGCGCTGGCGGTCACCGACCTCGACCCGTTCGTGCACCTGCTCTCGGGCCAACCCGACGCGGGTGGCCTGCGCGCGGTGTTCACCACCTGGATCACCGCGCCGCAACCCGATCTCGACGTGCTGGTGCCCGCGGTGATCGACGGCGCGATCAACTACATGCGTTCCGGCAAAAGCGAATTCGCCAACGAGGCCAAGACGGTGCTCGAACTCGGCGAACGCTATCCCGGCGACGCCGGTGTGTTGGCGTCGCTGCTGTTGAACCGGATCACCCTCGAGCCCGGCGAGGGCATCTACCTGCCGGCCGGGAATCTGCACGCCTACATCAACGGCGTCGGGGTCGAGGTGATGGCCAACTCCGACAACGTGTTACGCGGCGGGCTGACGCCCAAGCACGTCGACGTGCCGGAGTTGCTGCGGGTGCTGGACTTCACCCCCGCGGCCGACGTGGTGGTCCGGTCGGAGGTCGTCGAGGACGGTATCGAGTCGCTCTACCCGACACCGGCGCCCGAGTTCGCGGTCTCGGTGTTGCGGATCGACGGCGACCGGATCGGCCACGAGATCGACGCGCCGACCCGGCACGACGGTCCGCAGATCCTGCTGTGCACCGAGGGGTCGACGGTCGTGCACGCCAAGGGCGGGACGGTCACATTGCAGAAGGGTTCGGCGGCCTGGGTGTCGGCCGACGACGGACCGATCAGGCTCGCGGCGACCGAGCCCACGACGCTGTTCCGCAGCACCGTCGGCATCTAG
- a CDS encoding TobH protein, with protein MVGPSSSTAVIDLDDTAGLLDADREGLLRAAATAGAQVRATAAALDEGELEPLRADGPPRTLIWVAGRGTAETAGLLLAAALGGSLAAPIVVAAEAPPWIGPLDVLVVAGDDPADPALVNAAATGVRRGARVVVAAPYEGPLRDVAAGRAVPLPPRVWVRDDFGLVRYLAAGLATLHVVDPGMRVDLAALADELDAEALRNSAARELFTNPAKALAGQMSDRDVVLAGDTAATLALARHCAAVLLRIAHRSVAAVGLADALVALRTGMGAADDRERSIFHDEQIDGPLPARVRTFVLTTEGDRPVVAARVADMDGVDVLSAQDVPELADGAARPEGESTAAGRLEQQLALLAVRLEMTAVYLRLVRG; from the coding sequence ATGGTGGGCCCCTCGTCTTCGACCGCCGTGATCGACCTCGACGACACGGCGGGTCTGCTCGACGCCGACCGCGAGGGTCTGCTGCGGGCGGCGGCGACGGCGGGGGCACAGGTGCGGGCCACGGCCGCCGCACTCGACGAGGGTGAGCTCGAACCGCTGCGCGCCGACGGGCCGCCGCGGACACTGATCTGGGTCGCCGGCCGCGGCACCGCCGAGACCGCGGGCCTGCTGCTGGCCGCCGCGCTGGGCGGATCGCTGGCCGCGCCGATCGTCGTGGCCGCCGAGGCGCCGCCGTGGATCGGACCGCTCGACGTGCTGGTGGTCGCCGGCGACGACCCGGCCGATCCCGCCCTGGTGAACGCCGCCGCGACCGGCGTGCGACGCGGCGCCCGCGTAGTGGTGGCCGCGCCGTACGAGGGGCCGCTGCGCGACGTCGCGGCCGGCCGCGCCGTGCCGCTGCCCCCGCGGGTGTGGGTGCGCGACGACTTCGGGCTGGTGCGCTACCTGGCGGCCGGGCTCGCGACACTGCACGTCGTCGACCCGGGCATGCGCGTCGACCTGGCCGCGCTGGCCGACGAACTCGATGCCGAGGCGCTGCGCAACAGCGCGGCCCGGGAACTGTTCACCAATCCCGCCAAGGCGCTGGCCGGGCAGATGTCCGACCGCGACGTCGTGCTGGCCGGCGACACCGCCGCCACGCTGGCGCTGGCGCGGCACTGCGCGGCGGTGCTGCTGCGGATCGCGCACCGATCGGTCGCCGCGGTCGGTCTGGCCGACGCGCTGGTGGCGCTGCGCACCGGGATGGGCGCCGCCGACGACCGGGAACGCTCGATCTTCCACGACGAACAGATCGACGGCCCGTTGCCCGCGCGGGTCCGGACGTTCGTGTTGACCACCGAGGGCGACCGTCCGGTGGTCGCGGCGCGCGTCGCCGACATGGACGGCGTCGACGTGCTCAGCGCCCAAGACGTGCCCGAACTGGCCGACGGGGCCGCCCGCCCGGAGGGGGAGTCGACCGCCGCGGGCCGGCTGGAACAGCAGCTGGCGCTGCTGGCCGTTCGGTTGGAAATGACGGCCGTGTACCTGAGACTAGTGCGAGGTTAG
- a CDS encoding phosphomannomutase/phosphoglucomutase — MSRPAAGVHRVIKAYDVRGLVGEELDEAFVADVGGAFARLVRDHASQIVVGYDMRESSPALAAAFANGVNAQGLDVVRIGLASTDQLYFASGLLDCPGAMFTASHNPAAYNGIKLCRAGAKPVGKDTGLSVIAEEVIAGVPGHDGPRGSVSDRDVLADYGEFLRSLVSLPGLRPMKVAVDAGNGMAGHTTPAVLGPVESITLEPLYFELDGTFPNHEANPLEPANLADLQAYVVQTGADIGLAFDGDADRCFVVDEKGHPVSPSAVTALVAARELGREIGATVIHNLITSRAVPELVTERGGTPVRSRVGHSYIKALMADSGAIFGGEHSAHYYFRDFWGADSGMLAALHVLAALGEQDRPLSELMADYQRYEASGEINFTVADAQACVDDVLKAFGARIHALDHLDGVTVDLGDGAWFNLRMSNTEPLLRLNVEARTADEVDAIVGQVSATVQARTPAPSEAAP; from the coding sequence ATGTCTCGGCCCGCCGCGGGTGTTCATCGCGTCATCAAGGCCTATGACGTGCGCGGCCTGGTCGGCGAGGAACTCGACGAAGCGTTCGTCGCCGACGTCGGCGGCGCCTTCGCCCGGCTGGTCCGCGATCACGCCTCCCAGATCGTCGTCGGCTACGACATGCGGGAGAGTTCGCCGGCGCTTGCTGCGGCGTTCGCCAACGGGGTGAACGCGCAGGGGCTCGACGTGGTGCGGATCGGTTTGGCGTCGACCGATCAGCTCTACTTCGCCTCCGGACTGCTCGACTGCCCGGGCGCGATGTTCACCGCAAGCCACAATCCGGCCGCCTACAACGGCATCAAGCTGTGCCGGGCCGGCGCCAAGCCGGTCGGCAAGGACACCGGGCTCTCGGTCATCGCCGAGGAGGTCATCGCCGGCGTGCCCGGTCACGACGGCCCGCGCGGCTCGGTCAGTGACCGCGACGTGCTCGCCGACTACGGCGAGTTCCTGCGGTCGCTGGTCAGCCTGCCCGGTCTGCGGCCGATGAAGGTCGCCGTCGACGCGGGCAATGGGATGGCCGGTCACACGACGCCCGCGGTGCTCGGCCCGGTCGAGTCGATCACGTTGGAGCCGCTGTACTTCGAGCTCGACGGCACCTTCCCCAACCACGAGGCCAACCCCCTGGAGCCGGCCAACCTGGCCGATCTGCAGGCCTACGTCGTGCAGACCGGCGCCGACATCGGGCTGGCCTTCGACGGCGACGCCGACCGGTGTTTCGTCGTCGACGAGAAGGGGCATCCGGTCTCGCCCTCGGCGGTGACCGCACTGGTCGCCGCGCGCGAACTGGGCAGGGAGATCGGCGCGACCGTGATTCACAACTTGATCACCTCACGCGCGGTGCCGGAGTTGGTGACCGAGCGGGGCGGTACTCCCGTGCGCAGCCGTGTCGGCCACTCCTACATCAAGGCGCTGATGGCCGACTCCGGCGCCATCTTCGGCGGCGAGCACTCCGCTCACTACTACTTCCGCGACTTCTGGGGCGCCGACTCCGGCATGCTGGCCGCGCTGCACGTGCTGGCCGCGCTCGGTGAGCAGGACCGGCCGCTGTCCGAGCTGATGGCCGACTACCAGCGTTACGAGGCGTCCGGCGAGATCAACTTCACCGTCGCCGACGCCCAGGCCTGTGTCGACGACGTGCTCAAGGCGTTCGGCGCGCGGATCCACGCGCTCGATCACCTCGACGGCGTGACCGTCGACCTCGGCGACGGCGCCTGGTTCAACCTGCGCATGTCCAACACCGAACCGCTGCTGCGGCTCAACGTCGAGGCCCGCACCGCCGACGAGGTGGACGCGATCGTCGGGCAGGTGTCGGCGACGGTGCAGGCGCGCACTCCGGCGCCTTCCGAGGCGGCGCCCTGA
- a CDS encoding DUF3499 domain-containing protein, whose translation MNVPRRCCRPGCPHYAVATLTFVYADSTAVVGPLATVAEPHSWDLCVVHAGRVTAPRGWELVRHAGPLPAHPDEDDLVALADAVREGRDVAPPVNGVVAGFSDPATGASGGSLMAAPARRPESTGRRRGHLRVLPDPTD comes from the coding sequence GTGAACGTTCCCCGTCGCTGCTGCCGGCCCGGGTGTCCGCACTATGCGGTCGCGACGCTGACCTTCGTCTACGCGGACTCGACGGCAGTCGTCGGCCCCCTGGCCACGGTGGCCGAACCCCACTCGTGGGACCTGTGCGTGGTGCACGCCGGCCGCGTCACCGCCCCGCGCGGTTGGGAACTCGTGCGCCACGCCGGCCCGCTGCCCGCACACCCCGACGAGGACGACCTCGTCGCGCTCGCCGACGCGGTCCGCGAAGGACGCGACGTGGCGCCGCCGGTGAACGGCGTGGTGGCCGGTTTCTCCGATCCGGCCACCGGCGCGTCCGGCGGCTCACTGATGGCCGCGCCGGCGCGGCGACCCGAGTCCACCGGCCGACGCCGCGGGCATTTGCGGGTGTTGCCCGATCCCACCGACTAG
- a CDS encoding DUF808 domain-containing protein gives MSAGLFGLLDDVAALARLAAASVDDIGAAAGRATAKAAGVVVDDTAVTPQYVQGITADRELPIIKRIAIGSLRNKLLFILPAALLLSQFLPWLLTPLLMLGATYLCFEGAEKVWGRIRGHDSHAAPTATVGEDAENQMAAGAIRTDFILSAEIMVIALNEVADQAFWPRLIILVVVAIVITLAVYGVVGLIVKMDDIGLNLAQRSSGAVRKIGRGLVAGMPKLLAALSAIGTVAMLWVGGHILLVGTDELGWHFPYSVVHHLEEAVHHAVPGVGGVLTWLVNTAASAVIGLAVGAVVVAIVHVLPFGKAHKDSKDAKDGAAH, from the coding sequence ATGAGCGCCGGGTTGTTCGGGTTACTCGACGACGTCGCCGCGCTCGCCCGGTTGGCGGCGGCGTCGGTCGACGACATCGGCGCCGCGGCGGGGCGCGCGACCGCCAAGGCGGCGGGCGTCGTCGTCGACGACACCGCGGTGACCCCGCAGTACGTCCAGGGCATCACCGCCGACCGCGAACTGCCGATCATCAAGCGCATCGCGATCGGCTCGTTGCGCAACAAGCTGCTGTTCATCCTGCCCGCCGCGCTGCTGCTCAGTCAGTTCCTGCCGTGGCTGCTGACACCGCTGCTGATGCTCGGCGCGACCTATCTGTGCTTCGAGGGCGCGGAGAAGGTGTGGGGCCGCATCCGCGGTCACGACTCGCACGCCGCGCCGACGGCCACCGTCGGTGAGGACGCCGAGAACCAGATGGCCGCCGGCGCGATCCGCACCGACTTCATCCTGTCCGCCGAGATCATGGTCATCGCGCTCAACGAGGTTGCCGACCAAGCGTTCTGGCCGCGGCTGATCATCCTGGTCGTGGTCGCGATCGTGATCACGCTGGCGGTGTACGGCGTGGTCGGGTTGATCGTGAAGATGGACGACATCGGGCTGAACCTGGCCCAGCGGTCGTCGGGCGCGGTGCGCAAGATCGGCCGGGGCCTTGTCGCCGGGATGCCCAAGCTGCTGGCCGCGCTCTCCGCGATCGGCACTGTGGCGATGCTGTGGGTCGGCGGCCACATCCTGCTCGTCGGCACCGACGAACTCGGCTGGCACTTCCCCTACAGCGTCGTGCACCATCTCGAGGAGGCCGTGCACCACGCGGTGCCCGGTGTCGGCGGCGTGCTGACGTGGCTGGTCAACACCGCCGCCTCAGCGGTGATCGGCCTGGCGGTCGGCGCGGTGGTGGTCGCCATCGTGCACGTGCTGCCGTTCGGCAAGGCGCACAAGGACAGCAAGGACGCCAAGGACGGCGCCGCGCACTAG
- a CDS encoding amino acid permease, whose product MARRTKSVEQSIADTDEPDTRLRKDLNWWDLTVFGVSVVIGAGIFTITASTAGNLTGPAISISFVLAAIACGLAALCYAEFASTVPVAGSAYTFSYATFGEFVAWIIGWDLILEFAVAAAVVAKGWSSYLGTVFNFGGGVADFGAVQLDWGALLIIAFVTTILALGTKLSAGVSLVITVIKLAVVLLVVAVGAFYIKAANYTPFIPPAQPGEGGSGTEQSLFSLITGAEGSSYGWYGLLAGASIVFFAFIGFDIVATTAEETKNPQRDVARGIIASLAIVTVLYIAVSVVLTGMVRYTELRDAGAEANLATAFALNGVDWAAKVISIGALAGLTTVVIVLVLGQTRVLFAMSRDGLLPRSLAKTGTHGTPVRITLIVGVLVAITASVFPIGKLEEMVNIGTLFAFVLVSAGVIVLRRTRPDLERGFRVPGVPLLPVASIVACVWLMLNLTALTWIRFLIWMAIGVVIYFVYSRRNSVLGRRESAGIS is encoded by the coding sequence ATGGCTCGGCGCACCAAATCGGTAGAGCAGTCCATCGCCGACACCGACGAACCGGACACCCGGTTGCGCAAGGACCTGAACTGGTGGGACCTCACCGTGTTCGGCGTCTCCGTGGTGATCGGCGCGGGCATCTTCACGATCACCGCGTCGACCGCGGGCAACCTCACCGGCCCGGCGATCTCGATTTCGTTCGTACTCGCGGCGATCGCGTGTGGGCTGGCGGCGCTGTGCTACGCCGAGTTCGCCTCGACGGTGCCCGTGGCGGGCAGCGCATACACGTTCTCGTACGCGACATTCGGCGAATTCGTCGCCTGGATCATCGGCTGGGACCTCATCCTCGAGTTCGCCGTCGCGGCGGCGGTCGTGGCCAAGGGCTGGTCGAGTTACCTAGGCACCGTGTTCAACTTCGGCGGCGGTGTCGCGGATTTCGGTGCGGTGCAACTGGATTGGGGCGCGCTGCTGATCATCGCGTTCGTCACCACGATCCTGGCGCTGGGGACCAAGCTCTCGGCGGGCGTCAGCCTGGTGATCACGGTGATCAAGCTCGCGGTGGTGCTGCTCGTGGTCGCCGTCGGCGCGTTCTACATCAAGGCCGCCAACTACACGCCGTTCATCCCGCCGGCCCAGCCGGGGGAGGGCGGCAGCGGCACCGAGCAGTCGCTGTTCTCGCTGATCACCGGCGCCGAGGGCAGCAGCTACGGCTGGTACGGCCTGCTCGCCGGCGCGTCGATCGTGTTCTTCGCGTTCATCGGCTTCGACATCGTCGCCACCACCGCCGAGGAGACCAAGAACCCGCAGCGCGACGTGGCGCGCGGCATCATCGCCTCGCTGGCGATCGTGACGGTGCTCTACATCGCGGTGTCGGTGGTGCTGACCGGCATGGTGCGCTACACCGAACTGCGCGACGCCGGCGCCGAGGCCAATCTCGCGACGGCGTTCGCGCTCAACGGCGTGGACTGGGCGGCCAAGGTCATCTCGATCGGCGCGCTGGCCGGGTTGACGACGGTGGTGATCGTGCTGGTGCTCGGGCAGACCCGGGTGTTGTTCGCGATGTCGCGCGACGGCCTGCTGCCGCGGTCGCTGGCCAAGACGGGGACTCACGGGACGCCGGTGCGCATCACGCTGATCGTCGGTGTGCTGGTGGCGATCACCGCGTCGGTCTTCCCGATCGGCAAGCTCGAGGAGATGGTCAACATCGGCACGCTGTTCGCGTTCGTGCTGGTGTCGGCGGGCGTGATCGTGCTGCGCCGCACGCGGCCCGACCTCGAACGCGGTTTCCGCGTGCCGGGCGTGCCCCTGCTGCCGGTCGCCTCGATCGTGGCGTGCGTGTGGCTGATGCTCAACCTCACCGCGCTGACGTGGATCCGGTTCCTGATCTGGATGGCGATCGGCGTCGTCATCTACTTCGTGTACAGCCGCCGCAACTCGGTGCTGGGCCGCAGGGAGTCCGCCGGCATCAGCTGA
- a CDS encoding alkane 1-monooxygenase: MTMQMSEMEIAQWRDRKRYLWLMGLIAPTALFVMLPLVWAFNEWGWHVAAQVPFWIGPILLYILLPALDLKFGPDGQNPPDEVMERLENDKYYRYCTYLYIPFQYASVVVGAYLFTASDLSWLGFDGGLGWPAKIGLALSVGLLGGVGINTAHEMGHKKDSLERWLAKITLAQTCYGHFYIEHNRGHHVRVATPEDPASARFGETFWEFLPRSVFGSLKSAWELEAKRLDRAGKSKWHWSNDVLNAWAMSAVFYGVLIAVFGWALLPYIVISAIFGFTLLETVNYLEHYGLLRQKLDSGRYERCAPVHSWNSDHIVTNLFLYHLQRHSDHHANPTRRYQTLRSMDGAPNLPSGYASMIALTYFPPLWRKVMDHRVLEHYDGDLSRVNIHPRVRDKVVARYGAGDERLREERGA; this comes from the coding sequence ATGACCATGCAGATGTCCGAGATGGAGATCGCACAGTGGCGCGACCGGAAGCGCTATCTGTGGCTGATGGGCCTGATCGCCCCGACCGCACTGTTCGTGATGCTGCCGCTGGTCTGGGCGTTCAACGAGTGGGGCTGGCACGTCGCGGCGCAGGTGCCGTTCTGGATCGGCCCGATCCTGCTCTACATCCTGCTGCCCGCGCTGGACCTGAAGTTCGGCCCGGACGGACAGAACCCGCCCGACGAAGTGATGGAGCGCCTCGAAAACGACAAGTACTACCGCTATTGCACCTACCTCTACATCCCGTTCCAGTACGCCAGCGTGGTCGTCGGCGCCTACCTGTTCACCGCGTCGGACCTGAGCTGGCTCGGGTTCGACGGCGGGCTGGGCTGGCCGGCCAAGATCGGCCTGGCGCTGTCGGTCGGCCTGCTCGGCGGGGTCGGCATCAACACCGCGCACGAGATGGGGCACAAGAAGGACTCGCTGGAGCGCTGGCTGGCCAAGATCACGCTGGCGCAGACCTGCTACGGCCACTTCTACATCGAGCACAACCGCGGCCACCACGTGCGCGTCGCCACCCCGGAGGACCCGGCGTCGGCGCGGTTCGGCGAGACGTTCTGGGAGTTCCTGCCCCGCAGCGTGTTCGGGTCGCTGAAGTCGGCGTGGGAGCTGGAGGCGAAGCGGCTGGACCGCGCGGGCAAGAGCAAGTGGCACTGGTCCAACGACGTGCTCAACGCGTGGGCGATGTCGGCGGTGTTCTACGGCGTGCTGATCGCGGTGTTCGGCTGGGCGCTGCTGCCCTACATCGTCATCTCGGCGATCTTCGGCTTCACGCTGCTCGAGACGGTCAATTACCTCGAGCACTACGGCCTGCTGCGGCAGAAGCTCGACAGCGGCCGCTACGAGCGCTGCGCCCCGGTGCACAGCTGGAACTCCGACCACATCGTGACCAACCTGTTCCTGTATCACCTGCAGCGGCACAGCGATCACCACGCCAACCCGACGCGGCGCTACCAGACCCTGCGCAGCATGGACGGCGCGCCGAACCTGCCCAGCGGCTATGCGTCGATGATCGCGCTGACCTATTTCCCGCCGCTGTGGCGCAAGGTGATGGACCACCGCGTGCTCGAGCATTACGACGGCGACCTCAGCCGGGTCAACATCCACCCCCGGGTGCGGGACAAGGTGGTGGCTCGCTACGGAGCGGGCGATGAGCGCTTGCGCGAAGAGCGGGGTGCCTGA
- a CDS encoding metallopeptidase family protein, which produces MRGPLLPPTVPGWRSRAERFDMAVLEAYEPIERRWQDRLTGLDVAVDEIPRLAPKDPDSVQWPPEVIADGPIALARLIPAGVDVRGNATRARIVLFRKPIERRAKDTVELEDLLHEVLVAQVATYLGVEPSVIDPTIDDE; this is translated from the coding sequence ATGCGCGGGCCGCTGCTGCCGCCCACGGTTCCGGGATGGCGCAGCCGCGCCGAACGCTTCGACATGGCGGTGCTGGAGGCCTACGAGCCGATCGAGCGGCGGTGGCAGGACCGGCTGACGGGCCTTGATGTGGCGGTCGACGAGATTCCGCGGCTCGCACCGAAAGATCCCGACAGTGTGCAGTGGCCGCCGGAGGTGATCGCCGACGGACCGATCGCCCTGGCCCGGCTGATCCCGGCCGGCGTCGACGTCCGCGGCAACGCCACTCGGGCGCGAATCGTGTTGTTCCGCAAACCAATCGAGCGACGGGCCAAAGACACCGTCGAACTCGAAGACCTGCTGCATGAGGTTCTGGTGGCCCAGGTGGCCACGTATCTGGGGGTGGAGCCCTCGGTCATCGACCCGACGATCGACGACGAGTAG
- a CDS encoding WhiB family transcriptional regulator, protein MVPDPIDVAPALTPEDDLWQERALCAQTDPEAFFPEKGGSTREAKRICQGCEVRDACLEYALAHDERFGIWGGLSERERRRLKRGII, encoded by the coding sequence CTGGTGCCAGATCCGATTGATGTTGCGCCGGCACTGACACCGGAAGACGACTTGTGGCAGGAGCGCGCGTTGTGCGCGCAGACCGACCCCGAGGCCTTCTTCCCGGAGAAGGGGGGCTCGACGCGCGAAGCCAAGCGGATCTGCCAAGGCTGCGAGGTGCGCGACGCCTGCCTCGAGTACGCACTGGCGCACGACGAACGCTTCGGCATCTGGGGCGGGCTGTCCGAGCGCGAGCGTCGTCGGCTCAAGCGCGGCATCATCTAA
- a CDS encoding rubredoxin — translation MAAYRCPGCDYVYDEAKGAPREGFPPGTPWDQVPDDWSCPDCAVREKVDFEPA, via the coding sequence TTGGCCGCCTACCGCTGCCCCGGCTGCGACTACGTCTACGACGAAGCCAAAGGCGCTCCGCGCGAAGGTTTCCCGCCCGGCACGCCGTGGGACCAGGTCCCCGACGACTGGTCCTGCCCGGACTGCGCGGTGCGCGAGAAGGTCGACTTCGAACCCGCCTGA
- a CDS encoding FAD-dependent oxidoreductase — translation MGRSYKHAIVIGASLAGLCAARVLSDVSDRVTVYERDDLPDGPANRAAVPQDRHVHLLMARGAAEFESHFPGLLEGMVADGVPILENRPDCIHFGAAGHVLGTAHRLQSEFTAYVPSRPQLEWQIRKRVQDLANVEVIRAGVDEPSYDAGRGRVTGVVLDSGEQVPADLVVDATGRGTRLPAWLEKWGYGRPREDVIFVGIGYASQRVQVPDGLLAEKVVVAGASREQPLGIGMLFYEDGVWNVTTFGVGKVEPPHDFAGLCDLADTILPAHVSAALRQGTPLGEMAFHKYPASRWRRYDKLDRLPEGILPFGDAVVSFNPTFGQGMTMTSLQAGHLRRAVATPGADVVGACIRDTAKTTFPVWMMNAIGDLTLHRATGPTPWWYKPVGGLFDQFLGAAESDPVLAEWFLRRFSLLDSLYMVPSARLVGRAMRHNMRMWLAERRVARRPDAVPQSA, via the coding sequence ATGGGGCGGAGTTATAAACACGCGATCGTGATCGGCGCCAGCCTCGCGGGACTGTGCGCGGCGCGGGTGCTCTCCGACGTCAGTGACCGGGTGACGGTCTACGAGCGCGACGATCTGCCCGACGGCCCGGCCAACCGCGCGGCGGTTCCGCAGGACCGCCACGTCCACCTGCTGATGGCCCGCGGCGCCGCGGAGTTCGAGAGCCACTTCCCTGGCCTGCTCGAGGGCATGGTCGCCGACGGCGTCCCGATCCTGGAGAACCGTCCGGACTGCATCCACTTCGGGGCCGCCGGACATGTGCTGGGTACCGCGCACCGGTTGCAGAGCGAGTTCACCGCGTACGTGCCGAGCCGGCCGCAGCTGGAATGGCAGATCCGCAAGCGGGTGCAAGACCTCGCCAACGTCGAGGTGATCCGCGCCGGGGTCGACGAACCCAGCTACGACGCGGGCCGCGGCCGGGTCACCGGCGTCGTGCTCGACTCGGGCGAGCAGGTGCCCGCCGATCTGGTGGTCGACGCCACCGGGCGCGGCACCCGGCTGCCCGCCTGGCTGGAGAAGTGGGGTTATGGGCGGCCCCGCGAGGACGTCATCTTCGTCGGCATCGGCTACGCCAGCCAGCGGGTGCAGGTGCCCGACGGTCTGCTCGCCGAGAAGGTGGTGGTGGCGGGCGCGTCGCGGGAGCAGCCGCTGGGCATCGGGATGCTGTTCTACGAGGACGGCGTGTGGAACGTGACGACGTTCGGCGTCGGAAAGGTCGAGCCGCCACACGATTTCGCGGGGCTCTGCGACCTGGCCGACACCATCCTGCCCGCGCACGTGTCGGCCGCGCTGCGCCAGGGCACCCCGCTCGGCGAGATGGCGTTCCACAAGTATCCGGCGAGCCGCTGGCGCCGTTACGACAAGCTCGACCGACTGCCCGAGGGCATCCTGCCGTTCGGCGACGCCGTGGTCAGTTTCAACCCCACGTTCGGACAGGGCATGACGATGACGTCGCTGCAGGCCGGGCACCTGCGGCGGGCCGTGGCGACGCCGGGCGCCGACGTGGTCGGCGCCTGCATCCGCGACACCGCCAAGACCACGTTCCCGGTGTGGATGATGAACGCGATCGGCGATCTGACGCTGCACCGCGCGACCGGGCCGACGCCGTGGTGGTACAAGCCGGTCGGCGGGCTGTTCGACCAGTTCCTCGGGGCCGCCGAGTCCGATCCCGTTCTCGCGGAATGGTTCCTGCGCCGGTTCAGCCTGCTCGACAGCCTCTACATGGTCCCGTCGGCGCGCCTCGTCGGGCGGGCGATGCGGCACAACATGCGGATGTGGCTGGCCGAGCGCCGGGTTGCCCGGCGGCCGGACGCCGTGCCACAGTCGGCATGA